The following coding sequences are from one Methanococcoides orientis window:
- the hypB gene encoding hydrogenase nickel incorporation protein HypB: protein MLMHVVNVNKDVMKANNELAHSNKKLLIKNRVFAMNIMGAIGSGKTTLIEEAINALKDRYRIAVIAGDVVAQMDASRFEKLGVKTVAANTGRECHLDAKLVERSMENIDLEDIDILFIENVGNLICPVDYKLGENVRVVVVSVSEGDDTVLKHPMIFRTSDLAIVNKVDISEAVSADPSKMKADIEKLNPSIPILLTSGNDRISIDRWIEYIESYLE from the coding sequence ATGCTGATGCACGTGGTAAATGTCAACAAAGATGTCATGAAAGCCAATAATGAGCTTGCACATAGCAACAAGAAGCTTTTGATCAAAAACAGGGTTTTCGCCATGAATATCATGGGAGCCATAGGTTCCGGGAAAACAACCCTTATTGAAGAGGCGATCAATGCGCTCAAAGACCGTTACAGAATTGCGGTTATTGCAGGTGATGTGGTAGCACAGATGGATGCATCCCGTTTTGAGAAGCTGGGAGTGAAAACAGTAGCTGCAAACACTGGCCGTGAGTGTCATCTGGATGCAAAACTTGTGGAAAGATCAATGGAAAATATCGATCTTGAAGATATTGATATCCTATTCATCGAAAACGTAGGGAATCTCATCTGCCCTGTGGACTATAAACTTGGTGAGAACGTCCGTGTTGTGGTCGTAAGTGTAAGTGAGGGTGATGATACTGTTTTAAAACATCCGATGATATTCAGGACCTCTGATCTTGCCATCGTGAACAAGGTGGACATTAGTGAAGCTGTATCTGCCGATCCTTCCAAAATGAAAGCTGACATTGAAAAGTTAAATCCATCAATTCCCATACTCCTAACCTCTGGAAATGACAGGATAAGCATTGATAGATGGATAGAGTACATCGAATCCTATCTTGAATAA
- the hypF gene encoding carbamoyltransferase HypF, translated as MQTQCRMINVSGVVQGVGFRPFVYHIATENGLCGYVKNTGNDVEIVTEGDKKNIDRFLHELHTKKPPLSFVDQVRTKFFPVSGFSVFSILDSELDDTTSSIIPPDNAICSDCLREMYDRKDRRYHYPFTSCTNCGPRYSLVSSLPFDRKNTSMVEFPLCQECGLEYKLPSDRRFHAQATCCPDCGPVLSLTNCNGDVIASGNDAIIRCAELIDDGSIVAVKGYGGFHLVCDATSDSAVLKLRNSLDRPAQPFAVMAKDVGTVCSFASIDADESSLLLSRQRPIVVLDKSDDLALSDHIAPDLHNIGVMLPYSGTHHLLFDNSDTDVYVMTSANLPGLPMVTDNEEALLNLERIADHYLLHNYVIRNRTDDTVIRFVNGRKAFIRRSRGFVPERIELPFSIEPAIGSGPELNTTVTLAKEKSAYISQYIGNTRHFETSQYHKQVVSNLEQLTKINPHRWGCDLHPEFNTTRFAQEQGGNKTVFVQHHYAHIVSLMVDNLLSADSRIIGIALDGAGYGEDGTIWGGEILEATYSGYERVAHLMEQPMPGGDTAAIYPSRMVLGMLHDVLEAKELRELPLYFKHGEPERDIVLQQLEKDVNLVRTSSFARVLDSAAALLGVSHYRSYQGEPAMKLESVAKKSVLDLDLPVVCKRGVLDTTSLLYGLYERLDTHAVCDLAYSVEDTLAIGVAELAISAAKKRNVDIVGLSGGVAYNEHITGRVCEVVKDAGLEFITHNRIPCGDGGVSLGQAVVAGYSEKFD; from the coding sequence ATGCAAACTCAATGCAGGATGATCAATGTTAGCGGGGTGGTACAGGGTGTTGGTTTTCGCCCTTTCGTATATCACATCGCGACAGAGAACGGGCTCTGCGGTTATGTGAAGAACACAGGCAATGACGTAGAGATAGTCACAGAAGGAGACAAAAAGAATATCGACCGTTTTCTCCACGAGCTACATACTAAAAAACCACCTCTATCGTTTGTTGACCAAGTAAGAACGAAGTTTTTCCCTGTATCGGGCTTTTCCGTTTTCTCGATACTTGACAGCGAACTGGATGATACTACCAGTTCCATTATCCCCCCTGACAATGCGATCTGTTCCGATTGCCTGCGGGAAATGTATGATCGTAAGGACAGGCGCTATCACTATCCATTTACTTCCTGTACGAACTGTGGTCCGAGATATTCCCTGGTAAGCTCTCTTCCCTTTGATCGGAAAAATACCAGTATGGTCGAATTCCCCCTGTGTCAGGAGTGTGGTCTTGAGTACAAACTCCCGTCTGACAGAAGATTCCATGCACAGGCCACCTGCTGTCCGGATTGTGGTCCTGTCCTTTCACTTACCAATTGTAATGGTGATGTTATTGCATCCGGAAATGATGCCATTATCAGATGTGCTGAACTCATAGATGATGGATCAATTGTTGCAGTCAAAGGATACGGTGGTTTCCATCTTGTCTGTGATGCTACTTCAGACAGTGCTGTCCTGAAGCTCAGGAATTCTCTTGATCGTCCTGCTCAGCCTTTTGCGGTGATGGCAAAAGATGTTGGAACGGTATGTTCTTTTGCCAGTATCGATGCAGATGAAAGTTCCCTATTGCTCAGCAGGCAGCGTCCAATAGTTGTTCTGGACAAAAGTGATGATCTTGCATTATCTGATCACATTGCTCCCGATCTGCATAACATAGGTGTGATGCTACCTTATTCAGGCACACACCACCTTCTGTTCGATAATAGTGATACGGATGTTTATGTAATGACATCTGCAAATCTTCCGGGTCTTCCGATGGTGACCGATAATGAGGAGGCATTGTTGAATCTCGAAAGAATCGCAGATCATTATCTGCTTCACAACTATGTTATCAGGAACAGGACAGATGATACGGTTATCAGGTTCGTTAATGGTAGAAAAGCTTTCATAAGGCGATCGAGGGGTTTTGTACCTGAGAGGATAGAGCTTCCGTTTTCAATAGAACCGGCGATTGGTTCTGGTCCCGAACTTAACACTACTGTTACCCTGGCAAAGGAGAAAAGTGCATATATCTCCCAGTATATCGGGAACACAAGGCACTTTGAGACTTCTCAGTATCACAAGCAGGTCGTTTCCAATTTAGAACAGTTGACAAAGATCAACCCTCATCGATGGGGTTGTGACCTGCATCCGGAATTCAACACCACACGTTTCGCACAGGAGCAAGGTGGAAATAAAACGGTCTTCGTGCAACATCATTATGCACACATAGTTTCGCTGATGGTTGATAATCTCTTGTCTGCCGATTCAAGGATCATCGGTATAGCTCTTGATGGTGCTGGTTACGGGGAAGATGGAACAATATGGGGGGGAGAGATCCTTGAAGCCACATATTCTGGCTATGAAAGAGTTGCTCATCTTATGGAGCAGCCAATGCCCGGTGGGGATACGGCTGCGATCTATCCTTCACGCATGGTTTTGGGGATGCTACATGATGTTCTTGAAGCGAAAGAATTGAGGGAGCTTCCTCTTTACTTCAAGCATGGTGAGCCAGAACGTGACATTGTATTGCAGCAACTGGAAAAGGATGTAAATCTGGTTAGAACGAGCAGTTTTGCAAGGGTACTTGATAGTGCAGCAGCACTTCTTGGCGTTTCACATTATCGCAGTTACCAGGGTGAGCCTGCAATGAAGCTGGAATCAGTTGCAAAAAAGAGCGTGCTTGATCTGGATCTGCCTGTCGTTTGCAAACGAGGAGTGCTTGATACTACCAGTTTGTTATATGGTCTCTACGAAAGGCTTGATACACATGCAGTTTGTGATCTGGCATATTCTGTAGAGGATACCCTTGCCATCGGGGTTGCAGAACTTGCAATATCAGCTGCTAAGAAAAGGAATGTTGACATTGTGGGACTAAGTGGGGGAGTTGCTTATAACGAACACATAACAGGACGTGTCTGTGAAGTTGTTAAGGATGCAGGTCTTGAATTTATCACCCATAACAGAATCCCATGTGGTGATGGAGGGGTTTCTTTGGGGCAGGCAGTTGTTGCAGGATATTCTGAAAAGTTTGACTGA
- the hypE gene encoding hydrogenase expression/formation protein HypE produces MSKDKVIRMEHGAGGETMQALIREVILNNITSRSAGLVGLDDLDDGATINIASTIANNKNSDEIVITTDSHVIKPAFFPNSNIGRLAISGTVNDLAVMGAAPLALTCAIVVPEGFELDSFEQIIRSMNETAEEVGVPIITGDTKTIERNGLDSIIINTTGIGIADEVIRDCGICPGDRIILTGTIGDHGISLLAHREGFDLTTDLASDVAPLWNMIRSVIPIRTIEGRPAISAMKDPTRGGLAGALNEMAQKSGTGIIIEQKDLPIKRSVSSACEMLGIDPLEVANEGKAIICVKAEHAEEVLSLIRQHEYGKDAAIIGEATDENSSKVLMRTTIGSMRYVDTPTGDLIPRIC; encoded by the coding sequence ATGTCAAAAGATAAAGTCATTAGGATGGAACATGGAGCTGGTGGAGAAACGATGCAGGCACTTATTCGTGAAGTGATCCTCAACAACATAACCAGCAGATCTGCAGGACTTGTGGGTCTTGACGATCTCGATGATGGTGCAACGATAAACATTGCAAGTACCATTGCCAATAACAAAAACTCTGATGAGATCGTGATCACTACAGATAGTCACGTGATAAAACCTGCTTTTTTCCCGAATTCCAACATTGGCAGGCTTGCTATTTCAGGTACTGTCAATGATCTTGCAGTAATGGGAGCTGCACCCCTTGCCCTTACATGTGCGATAGTTGTACCGGAAGGATTTGAACTTGATTCTTTTGAGCAAATAATCAGGTCCATGAACGAAACTGCAGAAGAGGTGGGTGTTCCTATCATAACAGGTGACACAAAAACCATCGAGAGAAACGGACTTGACTCAATTATAATTAATACTACAGGTATCGGGATCGCGGATGAAGTTATCCGGGACTGTGGGATTTGTCCCGGTGACAGGATAATCCTTACAGGCACCATAGGTGATCACGGGATATCGCTCCTGGCCCATAGGGAAGGATTCGATCTTACCACCGACCTGGCATCTGATGTAGCACCTTTGTGGAATATGATAAGGTCAGTTATTCCAATACGAACTATCGAAGGCAGGCCTGCCATATCAGCCATGAAAGATCCGACAAGAGGAGGACTTGCAGGCGCACTGAACGAAATGGCTCAAAAAAGCGGAACAGGGATCATCATTGAACAAAAGGACCTGCCTATAAAAAGATCAGTATCATCTGCCTGTGAAATGCTTGGGATAGACCCTCTTGAAGTAGCAAACGAAGGTAAAGCGATCATCTGTGTGAAGGCTGAACATGCAGAGGAAGTACTATCATTAATTCGTCAACATGAGTATGGCAAGGATGCTGCTATCATAGGGGAAGCAACAGACGAGAATTCAAGTAAGGTTCTGATGAGAACAACAATTGGCAGCATGAGGTATGTAGATACACCTACAGGCGACCTGATACCAAGGATCTGCTGA
- a CDS encoding hydrogenase maturation protease, with protein MSELNPSVRIIGCGNILMGDDGVGVRVVEALEKIESGILEDIDILDAGVCGLDILNLLDGVDKAIIVDSMVGSGSTKRGSILRLDLDDLLNKDHEYAGIFSAHDIGISDILTIGKHVQDFPDIIVFGIEVGGIREDLSMDLSPEVLAAVDRVISYIIEEIPGASQ; from the coding sequence ATGTCTGAATTAAATCCATCGGTTCGCATAATCGGATGTGGAAATATTCTAATGGGGGACGATGGTGTTGGCGTGAGGGTTGTCGAAGCTCTCGAAAAAATAGAGTCTGGTATTCTGGAGGATATTGATATACTGGATGCTGGTGTATGTGGCCTTGATATCCTGAACCTGCTGGATGGTGTTGATAAGGCAATTATTGTTGATTCAATGGTTGGCAGTGGAAGTACGAAAAGAGGTTCAATTCTTCGTTTAGATCTTGATGATCTTTTGAATAAAGACCATGAATACGCTGGGATATTCTCAGCCCATGATATCGGTATTTCTGATATCCTTACCATTGGAAAACACGTTCAGGATTTTCCAGATATCATTGTTTTCGGGATAGAGGTCGGCGGGATAAGGGAAGATCTATCAATGGATCTCAGTCCGGAGGTTCTTGCTGCGGTGGACAGGGTAATTTCGTATATTATTGAGGAAATACCCGGGGCATCGCAATAA
- a CDS encoding hydrogenase/urease maturation nickel metallochaperone HypA, with the protein MHEYSLACEIFETVIATADQNKASAVNSITLEIGRLTHVNPDQLLFCLDVLSGDSIAEGAKVNVNFVSPCGECECGYKRDSGVPDNACCDDQQSLYEYALMTCPVCGKLLQLVGGNELIIQTIDIDI; encoded by the coding sequence ATGCATGAGTATTCACTTGCCTGTGAGATCTTTGAAACTGTGATAGCAACAGCAGATCAGAATAAAGCATCAGCAGTAAATTCCATAACACTGGAAATTGGCAGGCTAACACATGTGAATCCTGACCAGTTATTGTTCTGCCTTGATGTTCTGTCCGGGGACAGTATTGCCGAAGGTGCAAAGGTCAATGTGAATTTCGTTTCACCGTGTGGCGAGTGTGAATGCGGATATAAAAGAGATAGCGGAGTTCCAGACAATGCTTGTTGTGATGATCAGCAATCCCTTTACGAATATGCATTAATGACCTGCCCGGTATGCGGGAAGTTGCTTCAGCTGGTTGGTGGAAATGAGCTCATAATTCAGACGATAGATATCGACATATGA
- the hypD gene encoding hydrogenase formation protein HypD, producing MENIEQKLISRINEHATPLRIMHVCGTHERTISKYAIRDIISDDVQLLSGPGCPVCVTPVEDIDFAIELARSGKVITSFGDMMRVPGTTGSLFDARSDGYDIRMVYSIDDAIKIAKDNPTLEIVFFGIGFETTAPSNAAALLRGVPENFSILTSHKLMPPAMEILTRDTNVDGFLAPGHVSTIIGTEKYDQISEKGFPIVVTGFEALDVLLGIAMVQNQLETGRSCVENAYPRCVNVEGNLKAREMLYQVFKKTDSKWRGIGMIENSGLALKKEFDQFDAVNVHADIYKELHEKRASESDNVDGENRLYEECICAEILTARAQPPQCPLFGRRCSPEAPVGPCMVSLEGTCYNWYKYRHNKGI from the coding sequence ATGGAAAATATTGAACAAAAGCTGATATCAAGGATCAATGAACATGCCACACCTCTTCGAATAATGCATGTATGTGGCACTCATGAAAGAACCATATCAAAATATGCAATTCGTGATATAATCTCTGATGACGTTCAGTTATTAAGCGGTCCGGGATGCCCTGTTTGTGTAACCCCTGTAGAGGACATCGACTTTGCAATTGAACTGGCAAGGTCAGGAAAGGTGATCACTTCCTTTGGGGATATGATGAGGGTACCGGGAACTACGGGAAGTCTATTCGATGCAAGATCCGATGGATATGATATTCGCATGGTCTACAGTATCGATGATGCCATAAAGATCGCGAAAGATAACCCGACTCTGGAGATTGTATTTTTCGGGATCGGATTTGAGACCACTGCACCCTCCAATGCTGCTGCATTATTAAGAGGAGTGCCTGAGAACTTCAGCATTCTCACATCACATAAACTCATGCCTCCGGCAATGGAGATCCTCACACGAGATACAAATGTGGACGGATTCCTGGCACCAGGACATGTATCAACGATCATTGGAACTGAAAAATATGATCAAATTTCAGAAAAAGGGTTTCCAATCGTAGTAACGGGTTTTGAAGCTCTTGATGTTCTCCTCGGCATAGCCATGGTCCAGAACCAGCTCGAAACCGGCAGGTCCTGTGTGGAGAACGCATACCCACGCTGTGTGAATGTCGAGGGAAACCTCAAGGCCCGGGAAATGTTGTATCAGGTATTTAAGAAGACCGATAGCAAATGGCGGGGAATTGGCATGATCGAAAATTCAGGTCTTGCTTTGAAAAAAGAGTTTGACCAATTTGATGCTGTAAACGTTCATGCTGATATCTATAAGGAACTTCATGAGAAAAGAGCTTCAGAGAGCGATAATGTTGATGGTGAAAATCGTCTTTATGAAGAATGTATCTGTGCCGAAATATTGACAGCACGAGCTCAGCCTCCCCAATGCCCTCTCTTTGGTAGAAGATGTTCACCTGAAGCTCCGGTCGGCCCCTGCATGGTAAGTCTGGAAGGCACATGCTATAACTGGTACAAATATAGACATAATAAAGGAATATAA
- a CDS encoding nickel-dependent hydrogenase large subunit — MVRVTVDPLTRVVGPLRLDTEVDENGVIKEARSSNMIFRGFERIYRGQDPRDSILLSQRICGVCPVAHSIAAVNALDELFGVAESVPKDALVARNINQGLNTVSNHLLHFYILWAPDLANPAYGNVMSTFGDLGASVWKELLGRFAPISYKIGGEPIPPGSSYVGVIPMKKRLHDAGAVIGGKMPHQTVIYPGGVTNNPTTSDIQTLSSIMSEVVDFLNKNVIGIPFEDWIENTYKASSPKKAVDFFIEHLNEITEMSLQKNDLSRSNGWGDVELYSAFGSELIGEELLGLPISLKHDKMGGYNDLSKIGLLSYGGFYSVDHEGYDPTSPSGDRFQTSGFMTSSLEYHNFDSTKVTENVKHAFYDDYEGERHPYEGVTEPFTDPDRINYDNFSEEKYTWSKAPRYDGIPCEVGPLSRLLIMKEPLVTGLVQMFREKGYSPFNSFTRMIARMQELFIVTNEMIKWITTDLDPNGRFRVDINMSMGRDSRGMGLCEAPRGALGHWLITDDDSKVANYQIVTPSAWNLSPRDSEGVPGPLEQALVGCRISAVDNWLGVDFSNPTSILHVGRSYDPCITCAVHTIDLTGKNLPGTFRLL, encoded by the coding sequence ATGGTTCGGGTAACAGTTGATCCCCTTACAAGGGTCGTAGGCCCCCTAAGGTTGGATACTGAGGTTGATGAGAACGGTGTCATAAAGGAAGCCAGAAGTTCCAATATGATCTTCAGGGGATTTGAACGCATATATCGTGGTCAGGACCCGAGGGATTCAATTCTTCTATCCCAGAGGATATGCGGTGTATGTCCCGTAGCACACTCAATAGCTGCGGTCAATGCGCTTGATGAGCTTTTTGGCGTTGCTGAGTCGGTTCCAAAGGATGCACTTGTTGCAAGGAACATAAATCAGGGTCTGAATACGGTCTCAAATCATTTACTCCATTTCTATATCCTGTGGGCTCCGGACCTTGCAAATCCTGCCTATGGTAATGTAATGTCCACTTTTGGTGACCTTGGAGCTTCTGTCTGGAAAGAATTGCTTGGAAGATTTGCCCCGATCAGCTATAAGATCGGTGGAGAACCGATCCCCCCCGGTAGTTCATATGTTGGCGTTATCCCGATGAAGAAAAGACTACACGATGCCGGTGCTGTGATCGGTGGGAAAATGCCCCACCAGACCGTAATCTATCCCGGGGGAGTTACAAACAATCCAACAACTTCAGACATTCAAACCTTGTCATCGATCATGTCTGAAGTTGTCGATTTCTTAAATAAAAATGTAATCGGCATACCTTTTGAGGATTGGATCGAGAACACTTACAAGGCGTCTTCTCCAAAGAAAGCTGTAGACTTCTTTATTGAACACCTTAACGAAATAACTGAAATGTCACTTCAGAAGAATGACCTTTCACGTTCAAATGGATGGGGGGATGTAGAGCTATATTCCGCATTCGGCTCAGAACTTATCGGTGAAGAACTGCTGGGACTTCCGATCAGTCTCAAGCACGATAAAATGGGTGGTTACAATGATCTTTCAAAAATAGGCTTACTCTCATATGGCGGATTCTATAGCGTTGACCATGAAGGCTATGATCCGACAAGTCCTTCCGGCGATCGCTTCCAGACTTCCGGTTTTATGACCAGCTCGTTAGAGTATCATAATTTTGATTCAACGAAGGTCACAGAAAACGTCAAACATGCTTTCTATGATGATTATGAAGGCGAAAGACATCCATATGAAGGAGTAACCGAACCTTTTACAGATCCCGACCGGATCAATTATGATAACTTTTCTGAGGAAAAATATACATGGTCTAAAGCTCCACGTTATGATGGCATCCCATGCGAGGTTGGTCCGTTATCCCGTCTGCTCATTATGAAAGAGCCACTTGTCACGGGTCTTGTACAAATGTTCCGGGAAAAAGGATATTCTCCTTTTAACAGCTTTACCAGAATGATAGCACGCATGCAGGAATTGTTCATTGTCACCAATGAGATGATCAAGTGGATAACAACAGACCTTGATCCAAATGGAAGATTCCGTGTTGATATTAATATGTCAATGGGCAGGGATTCCAGAGGAATGGGTCTTTGTGAAGCTCCCCGGGGTGCACTGGGGCACTGGCTCATAACAGATGATGATTCAAAGGTCGCCAATTACCAGATAGTTACCCCAAGTGCCTGGAACCTGAGTCCCAGGGACAGTGAAGGGGTGCCAGGTCCTCTTGAGCAGGCACTGGTGGGGTGCAGGATATCTGCAGTTGATAACTGGCTGGGAGTCGATTTCAGTAATCCTACCAGTATTTTACATGTGGGGAGGTCATATGATCCGTGTATCACGTGTGCTGTCCACACCATAGACCTGACAGGGAAGAACCTTCCTGGTACATTCCGACTGCTGTGA
- a CDS encoding hydrogenase small subunit yields MSEGNTNSDSSVNDLDFLRMDWHKFLKARGSGGSFKLLENYKNYTSDDPDFPVTHVLWIQGAQCTGCSESLLDASNPDLLKAFEILNIDLERHEAFLAHQGLFVDGEPANTSELNSEILLDEISERGNYILMVEGAIANGPEGSGKYFMSGNRSSKEMFKKAAQNADLIIAVGTCAAYGGINTANSDIVDILDYRGVAFTKKDPSKGMLKLLGIDKPVINIPGCPPHPDWIIFTLSAIISGNVKVPDDLPEVLDEFGRPKVFFPPDHNVHKDCPRKDFFKNKEFDSCAGGEKCLLKMGCQAFLAHADCALRKWNDGHSYCVQSGSPCIACVEPDFPDNARPLYSSKKNMKSIKKKETGQ; encoded by the coding sequence TTGAGTGAGGGAAATACAAATTCAGATAGTAGTGTAAATGATCTTGATTTCTTAAGGATGGACTGGCATAAGTTCCTTAAGGCAAGAGGGTCGGGCGGGAGTTTCAAGCTTCTGGAAAACTATAAGAACTATACTTCGGATGATCCTGACTTTCCTGTGACCCATGTCCTGTGGATACAGGGTGCCCAATGTACGGGCTGTTCTGAATCTTTACTGGATGCTTCCAATCCGGATCTCCTGAAGGCATTTGAGATACTCAACATCGATCTGGAACGGCATGAAGCATTCCTTGCACACCAGGGACTATTTGTTGATGGTGAGCCTGCCAATACATCAGAACTTAATTCTGAGATCCTGCTCGATGAGATCAGTGAAAGGGGAAACTACATCCTGATGGTTGAGGGGGCAATTGCAAACGGGCCTGAAGGTTCAGGAAAATATTTCATGTCAGGAAACCGTAGCAGCAAGGAGATGTTCAAAAAGGCAGCCCAGAATGCTGACCTTATAATAGCTGTGGGGACCTGTGCTGCATATGGAGGTATTAATACAGCAAATAGCGACATAGTTGATATTCTGGATTACAGGGGTGTCGCTTTCACGAAGAAGGACCCATCAAAAGGCATGCTGAAACTTCTCGGGATAGACAAACCTGTGATTAACATCCCGGGCTGTCCTCCTCATCCTGACTGGATTATCTTTACGTTAAGTGCAATTATATCCGGTAATGTCAAGGTACCTGATGATCTGCCTGAGGTACTGGATGAGTTTGGCAGGCCAAAGGTCTTCTTCCCACCGGATCATAACGTCCATAAGGACTGTCCCCGTAAGGATTTCTTCAAAAACAAAGAATTTGATAGTTGTGCTGGTGGGGAAAAATGCCTGTTGAAAATGGGATGTCAGGCCTTCCTTGCTCATGCTGACTGTGCACTTCGCAAATGGAATGATGGGCACAGTTACTGTGTACAGTCGGGTTCCCCATGTATTGCATGTGTGGAACCGGATTTTCCTGATAATGCCAGACCTCTGTATTCAAGTAAGAAAAATATGAAAAGTATAAAAAAGAAGGAGACTGGCCAATAA
- a CDS encoding HypC/HybG/HupF family hydrogenase formation chaperone, with product MCIAIPGKITSILNENTATVDIGGIKREVNLDLIGGADSSLIGKHALVHVGYAISLISDEESEEVLKLLRDVMDLS from the coding sequence ATGTGCATAGCCATTCCGGGGAAAATAACTTCGATCCTGAATGAGAACACGGCTACTGTTGATATCGGGGGTATAAAGAGAGAGGTGAACCTTGATCTTATAGGGGGAGCTGATAGTTCGCTCATAGGCAAGCATGCACTTGTCCATGTTGGGTATGCTATTTCATTGATCTCTGATGAAGAAAGTGAAGAAGTTCTCAAACTACTAAGAGATGTGATGGATCTCAGTTGA
- a CDS encoding alpha/beta fold hydrolase produces MKLRIDLILTLILITLAFSGCIGMEGESAIQGSSEFSINSSSVNAYSFIDIPPLLECISSNDGLHRESENYDTGEFSIFEAPVKYASVNGIKIAYREFGSGEPILMISPFASTMDMWNATFVEQLAGSYRVIIFDNRGMGYSSDNNSSITIHLLVNDAEGLMNALDLDSANVFGTSMGASIAQELALEYPGKVDRLILSSATYSLDVPETEILRSRIQYRASDPSTDPMIRKYAEGNLGWDGTYERLLGIQKKVLLLTGDKDILTPPELSITITEQVPNSQLVRFEGVGHLGEQYLPEEYANKILCFLVSE; encoded by the coding sequence ATGAAATTAAGAATTGATCTGATTCTAACGTTGATTCTCATAACTCTTGCATTTTCTGGTTGTATTGGAATGGAGGGTGAAAGCGCAATACAAGGATCTTCAGAATTTTCGATCAATTCATCTTCTGTAAATGCCTATTCATTCATTGACATCCCACCTCTGCTTGAGTGCATATCTAGCAATGACGGATTGCATAGGGAAAGCGAAAATTATGATACTGGCGAATTTTCGATATTTGAAGCTCCTGTAAAATATGCTTCTGTTAATGGTATTAAGATAGCCTACCGTGAGTTTGGTTCAGGTGAGCCTATCTTAATGATATCTCCATTTGCTTCAACAATGGATATGTGGAATGCGACCTTTGTGGAACAGCTGGCCGGTAGTTACAGAGTAATTATCTTCGATAACAGGGGAATGGGATATTCATCGGACAATAACAGTTCTATTACGATACATCTTCTGGTCAATGATGCCGAGGGTCTGATGAATGCGCTTGATCTGGATTCTGCAAATGTATTTGGTACCTCTATGGGAGCATCGATTGCCCAGGAATTGGCTCTTGAATACCCTGGGAAAGTTGATCGTTTAATCCTTTCATCAGCAACCTATAGTCTTGATGTTCCAGAAACAGAGATTCTGAGAAGCAGAATTCAATATCGGGCTTCTGATCCTTCTACAGACCCAATGATCAGAAAGTATGCAGAAGGAAATCTGGGCTGGGATGGCACATATGAAAGACTGCTAGGGATTCAGAAAAAAGTGCTTCTTCTTACAGGAGATAAGGATATTCTCACACCTCCGGAACTTTCAATTACGATCACAGAGCAGGTTCCCAATTCACAACTTGTCAGGTTTGAAGGCGTGGGACATTTAGGAGAGCAATATCTACCGGAAGAATATGCAAATAAAATCCTCTGCTTTCTGGTATCAGAGTGA